Proteins encoded in a region of the Dehalococcoidia bacterium genome:
- a CDS encoding PIN domain-containing protein, whose amino-acid sequence MPRRSLKSKPTSRQRSPRFAETGTLPGARPARESGARYEQRCQRRSEAGESARRRAARGTPRRLCPDHLSRSHGELASVLARPRIIRRLGWTPQALAAFIGGYRAVAIEVVPTTHISGVLPDPADHALLEAAITGRADYIVTGDTAVLALGRYADVAIVRPARFLAILSGGLHPGSDA is encoded by the coding sequence ATGCCGCGTCGCTCGCTGAAATCGAAGCCGACGTCCAGGCAGCGATCGCCGAGGTTCGCGGAAACCGGCACGCTGCCGGGGGCGCGGCCGGCACGTGAGAGCGGTGCTCGATACGAACAGCGTTGTCAGCGGCGTTCTGAAGCGGGAGAGTCCGCCCGGAGACGTGCTGCGCGCGGCACGCCACGGCGCCTTTGCCCCGATCACCTCTCCAGATCTCACGGGGAACTCGCCAGCGTGCTGGCGCGCCCGCGCATCATCCGCCGCCTCGGTTGGACACCACAGGCGCTTGCCGCCTTCATCGGCGGCTACCGCGCCGTGGCGATCGAGGTCGTGCCAACGACGCACATCAGTGGAGTGCTGCCCGATCCGGCCGATCATGCCCTGCTCGAAGCGGCCATTACCGGCCGGGCCGACTACATCGTGACGGGCGACACGGCGGTGTTGGCGTTGGGGCGCTACGCTGACGTGGCGATCGTGCGGCCCGCGCGGTTCCTTGCCATCCTGTCCGGCGGGTTGCACCCTGGCTCCGATGCGTAG
- a CDS encoding type II toxin-antitoxin system Phd/YefM family antitoxin: MQRRVSAVEARQRLGELLEGVFYRDDEIVIERAGKPMAVLIPAERYDALRHERERFWKLVEEAQERQYAASLAEIEADVQAAIAEVRGNRHAAGGAAGT; this comes from the coding sequence ATGCAGCGCAGGGTATCGGCGGTCGAGGCGCGCCAGCGGCTGGGCGAGCTGCTGGAAGGGGTGTTCTATCGCGATGATGAGATTGTGATCGAGCGCGCCGGCAAACCGATGGCCGTCCTGATCCCCGCGGAGCGGTACGACGCGCTGAGGCATGAGCGCGAGCGCTTTTGGAAGCTGGTCGAGGAGGCGCAGGAGCGCCAGTATGCCGCGTCGCTCGCTGAAATCGAAGCCGACGTCCAGGCAGCGATCGCCGAGGTTCGCGGAAACCGGCACGCTGCCGGGGGCGCGGCCGGCACGTGA
- a CDS encoding YezD family protein — MSQISLEAATADELRVLREVLAAIRAVQHGTVSLILQDRRVVQIDRTEKRRLVS; from the coding sequence GTGAGCCAGATCTCCCTCGAAGCGGCGACGGCGGACGAGCTGCGCGTGCTGCGCGAGGTGCTGGCCGCGATCCGCGCCGTGCAGCACGGCACCGTTTCGCTGATCCTCCAGGACCGCCGCGTGGTGCAGATCGACCGCACGGAGAAACGCCGCCTCGTGAGCTGA
- a CDS encoding sulfite exporter TauE/SafE family protein → MELGLIFVGFLVGGLIGASGMGGGSLLAPLLIGVVGVGPLQAVSTDFVFSAATKALGGWRHWRLGGVEWPLVLRLLCASGPGVVAGVALLHWLGRGNRALTDGFVMHTLGVALICAAAATVWQALRPAQRPVLAAGGEPRWALLLPAGFVLGLLVGVTSVGSGSLFLVLLTASSPLPLRRAVGTDVAHAALLTGIGAVAHLSAGAVDLRLSLNLIAGSLPGVWLGSSLPARLPRRALSGVVASVLAVSGLRFL, encoded by the coding sequence ATGGAACTCGGCCTGATCTTCGTCGGCTTTCTCGTGGGCGGCCTGATCGGCGCCTCGGGCATGGGCGGCGGCTCGCTGCTGGCGCCGTTGCTGATCGGCGTCGTCGGCGTCGGGCCGCTGCAGGCCGTCAGCACCGACTTCGTCTTCTCCGCCGCGACCAAGGCGCTGGGCGGCTGGCGCCACTGGCGGCTGGGCGGCGTCGAGTGGCCGCTGGTGCTGCGCTTGCTCTGCGCCAGCGGACCGGGCGTGGTGGCCGGCGTGGCGCTGCTGCACTGGCTCGGACGCGGCAACCGGGCGCTGACGGACGGCTTCGTGATGCACACACTCGGCGTGGCGCTGATCTGCGCCGCCGCGGCCACGGTCTGGCAGGCGCTGCGGCCCGCGCAGCGTCCCGTACTGGCTGCCGGCGGCGAGCCGCGCTGGGCGCTGCTGCTGCCCGCCGGCTTCGTGCTGGGGTTGCTGGTCGGCGTGACTTCGGTCGGCAGCGGCAGCCTCTTCCTGGTGCTGCTCACGGCCTCCTCGCCGCTGCCGCTGCGCCGCGCCGTGGGCACGGACGTGGCGCACGCGGCCCTGCTCACCGGCATCGGCGCCGTCGCGCATCTTTCGGCCGGCGCCGTCGATCTGCGCCTCTCGCTCAACCTGATCGCCGGTTCGCTGCCGGGCGTGTGGCTGGGCAGCAGCCTGCCGGCGCGGCTGCCGCGGCGGGCGCTCTCCGGCGTCGTCGCCTCGGTGCTTGCCGTCAGCGGCCTGCGCTTTCTGTAG
- a CDS encoding phosphoadenylyl-sulfate reductase encodes MTITATARPDEAQLAALNARFAGAEPQELIAWAAAQYPGKLAISCSFGGPSGMALLDLALQVDRAMPVIYVDTDYLFPETYATVRAVESRYGITPLAFRSTLTPRTQELLHGPALWERDPDACCAMRKVAPMREALAHFSAYLTGLRRDQASTRRETPLVQWDAQFGVLKLNPLAAWSEAAVWAHIAMHNLPYNSLHDRGYPSIGCTNCTRAVQPGEDARAGRWSGSDKIECGLHVGNSG; translated from the coding sequence ATGACCATCACCGCAACCGCCCGTCCCGACGAAGCGCAGCTTGCCGCCCTCAATGCCCGCTTCGCCGGCGCCGAGCCGCAGGAGCTGATCGCCTGGGCGGCCGCGCAGTATCCCGGCAAGCTGGCGATCTCCTGCTCCTTCGGCGGGCCGAGCGGCATGGCGTTGCTCGACCTCGCCCTGCAGGTCGACCGTGCCATGCCCGTGATCTACGTGGACACCGACTACCTCTTCCCCGAGACCTACGCCACGGTGCGGGCCGTCGAATCCCGCTATGGCATCACGCCGCTCGCGTTTCGTTCGACGCTGACGCCGCGGACGCAGGAGCTGCTGCACGGCCCGGCGCTCTGGGAACGCGATCCCGATGCCTGCTGCGCCATGCGCAAAGTGGCGCCGATGCGCGAGGCGCTCGCGCATTTCTCGGCCTACCTCACCGGGCTGCGCCGCGACCAGGCCAGCACCCGCCGCGAGACGCCGCTTGTGCAGTGGGATGCGCAGTTCGGCGTGTTGAAGCTCAACCCGCTCGCCGCTTGGAGCGAGGCCGCGGTCTGGGCCCACATCGCCATGCACAACCTGCCCTACAACTCGCTGCACGACCGCGGCTACCCCAGCATCGGCTGCACCAACTGCACCCGCGCCGTGCAGCCGGGCGAGGACGCCCGCGCCGGCCGCTGGAGCGGCAGCGACAAGATCGAATGCGGCCTGCACGTAGGGAATAGTGGTTAG
- the cysC gene encoding adenylyl-sulfate kinase, translating to MATAIPGFTLWLTGLSGAGKSTLAEYLAPRLRERGVPVEVLDGDEVRTNLSKGLGFSREDRDTNIRRIGYVAKLLSRNGVGVISAAISPYREVRDEVRGTIPNFVEVFVRCPLDELVRRDVKGLYARALRGEIANFTGVTDPYEEPLAAEVVVDSSLETVEQSAARILETLEALGYVERAEVAA from the coding sequence ATGGCGACGGCAATCCCCGGTTTCACCCTCTGGCTCACCGGGCTTTCGGGCGCGGGCAAATCGACGCTGGCCGAGTACCTGGCGCCGCGGCTGCGCGAGCGCGGTGTGCCCGTCGAGGTGCTCGACGGCGACGAAGTCCGCACCAACCTGAGCAAGGGCCTCGGTTTCTCCCGCGAGGACCGCGACACCAACATCCGTCGCATCGGCTACGTGGCGAAGCTGCTCTCGCGTAACGGCGTCGGCGTGATCAGCGCCGCGATCTCGCCCTACCGCGAGGTGCGCGACGAGGTGCGCGGCACGATCCCCAACTTTGTCGAGGTCTTCGTGCGCTGCCCGCTGGACGAGCTGGTGCGGCGCGATGTGAAGGGCCTGTACGCGAGGGCGCTGCGCGGTGAGATCGCCAACTTCACCGGCGTCACCGACCCCTACGAGGAGCCGCTCGCCGCCGAGGTCGTCGTGGACTCCTCGCTCGAAACCGTCGAGCAGAGCGCGGCGCGGATCCTGGAGACGCTCGAAGCGCTGGGCTATGTCGAGCGCGCGGAGGTGGCGGCATGA
- the sat gene encoding sulfate adenylyltransferase gives MTALVELPASASPLQVRRATPAQAAALRERLPGLPRLAIDARRLNDIELLAIGGFSPLRGFMGEADYRAVVRTLHLADGAPFPMPVVLPVSEDEVTRLPARGEVALTFGGEIVAVLDLTERFRYDAREEARLVYRTEEAAHPGVAAVYAQGPWLLGGELTVLELPAQPFAEFRLTPEQSRAEFAARGWQTVVGFQTRNPVHRAHEYIQKCALEIVDGLFLHPLVGETKGDDVPAAVRMQCYQALLQHYYPRERVLLAVNPAAMRYAGPREAVLHAVVRRNYGCTHFIVGRDHAGVGNYYGTYDAQRIFREEFRPGELGIATLNFEHTFYCHACAGMASAKTCPHAAEAHVTLSGTRVRQLLAAGEAPPPEFSRPEVARILIAAYRAPAAAEAAS, from the coding sequence ATGACGGCGCTCGTAGAACTCCCGGCGTCCGCGAGCCCCTTGCAGGTGCGGCGGGCGACGCCGGCGCAGGCCGCGGCCCTGCGCGAGCGGCTGCCCGGCCTGCCGCGGCTGGCGATCGACGCGCGGCGGCTGAACGACATCGAGCTTTTGGCGATCGGCGGCTTCAGCCCGCTGCGCGGCTTCATGGGCGAGGCCGACTACCGCGCCGTGGTGCGCACCCTGCACCTGGCGGACGGCGCCCCGTTCCCGATGCCGGTGGTGTTGCCGGTGAGTGAGGACGAGGTCACGCGGCTGCCGGCGCGGGGCGAGGTTGCCCTGACCTTCGGCGGCGAGATCGTGGCCGTGCTCGACCTGACCGAGCGCTTCCGCTACGACGCGCGGGAGGAGGCGCGGCTGGTCTACCGCACGGAAGAAGCGGCGCATCCCGGCGTCGCCGCCGTCTACGCGCAGGGGCCGTGGCTGCTGGGCGGAGAGCTGACGGTGCTGGAGCTGCCCGCGCAGCCGTTCGCCGAGTTCCGCCTCACGCCGGAGCAGAGCCGCGCCGAGTTCGCGGCGCGCGGCTGGCAAACGGTCGTCGGCTTCCAGACGCGCAACCCCGTGCACCGCGCCCACGAATACATCCAGAAGTGCGCCCTGGAGATCGTGGACGGCCTCTTCCTGCATCCGCTGGTGGGTGAGACGAAGGGCGACGATGTGCCCGCCGCCGTGCGCATGCAGTGCTACCAGGCGCTGCTGCAGCACTACTATCCGCGTGAGCGCGTGCTGCTGGCGGTGAACCCGGCGGCGATGCGCTACGCCGGCCCGCGCGAGGCGGTGCTGCACGCCGTGGTGCGGCGCAACTACGGCTGCACGCACTTCATCGTCGGGCGCGACCACGCCGGCGTGGGCAATTACTACGGCACGTACGACGCGCAGCGCATCTTCCGCGAGGAGTTTCGGCCGGGCGAGCTGGGTATCGCGACCCTGAACTTCGAGCACACCTTCTACTGCCACGCCTGCGCCGGCATGGCCAGCGCCAAGACCTGCCCGCACGCTGCCGAGGCGCACGTCACCCTCTCCGGCACACGCGTGCGGCAACTGCTCGCCGCGGGCGAGGCGCCGCCGCCGGAGTTCAGCCGGCCCGAAGTCGCACGGATCCTGATCGCGGCCTACCGCGCGCCGGCGGCGGCGGAGGCCGCCTCGTGA
- a CDS encoding alpha/beta hydrolase: protein MPFLPLEGCDRYYETHGAGPALLFAHGLGGSQLSWWQQVPAFQDRYTCITFAHRGFALSRTRPGGEPGPEAFVSDLAALIEHLRLADVRLVAQSMGGWSCLDYVLREPGRVKALVMAGSTGTATSPELQRIFAAHATAEPERALFERGIHPAAGERMAGEQPALHFLYRAIDAETVGLDKMALRARLIAARTTTPAQLATLRLPVLCISGEEDAVMPTAAVAAFAALLPNARLEKVPKAGHSTYFERPAAFNALLDTCLRAVDG, encoded by the coding sequence ATGCCCTTCCTGCCGCTTGAGGGCTGCGACCGTTACTACGAGACGCACGGAGCCGGCCCGGCGCTGCTCTTCGCGCATGGCCTGGGCGGCAGCCAGCTCTCCTGGTGGCAGCAGGTTCCCGCGTTCCAGGATCGCTACACCTGCATCACCTTCGCGCACCGCGGCTTCGCTCTCTCGCGCACACGGCCCGGCGGCGAACCCGGCCCCGAAGCGTTCGTGAGCGACCTCGCCGCCTTGATCGAGCACCTGCGGCTCGCCGACGTGCGGCTGGTGGCACAGTCCATGGGCGGCTGGAGCTGCCTCGACTACGTGTTGCGCGAGCCTGGCCGCGTCAAGGCGCTGGTGATGGCCGGCAGCACCGGCACGGCCACCAGTCCGGAGCTGCAGCGCATCTTCGCCGCGCATGCGACCGCCGAGCCGGAGCGCGCCCTGTTCGAGCGCGGCATTCACCCCGCGGCGGGCGAGCGTATGGCAGGGGAGCAGCCGGCGCTGCACTTCCTCTACCGCGCGATCGACGCCGAAACCGTGGGCCTCGACAAAATGGCGTTGCGGGCGCGGCTAATCGCGGCGCGCACCACGACGCCGGCTCAACTGGCCACATTGCGCTTACCGGTGCTCTGCATCAGCGGCGAGGAAGACGCCGTGATGCCAACGGCGGCCGTCGCGGCGTTCGCCGCGCTGCTGCCGAACGCGAGGCTGGAAAAAGTGCCGAAGGCCGGCCATTCGACCTACTTCGAGCGGCCCGCCGCCTTCAACGCCCTGCTCGACACCTGCCTGCGCGCGGTCGACGGCTGA
- a CDS encoding DUF2283 domain-containing protein codes for MSQFPRVEYLKDIDILFIELGDAAIEKTVDGGDVWRNVDLDVNGAIVSVEFVNASRGINLRGLPREIEDLVRASGHGFPVLV; via the coding sequence ATGAGCCAGTTTCCGCGCGTCGAGTATCTCAAAGACATCGACATCCTGTTCATCGAACTTGGAGATGCCGCCATAGAAAAGACCGTGGACGGCGGTGATGTATGGCGCAACGTCGATCTCGATGTGAACGGCGCCATCGTCAGCGTCGAGTTCGTCAACGCAAGCCGAGGCATCAACCTACGCGGCCTGCCGCGGGAGATCGAAGATCTGGTGCGCGCCAGCGGCCACGGCTTTCCCGTGTTGGTGTAG
- a CDS encoding DUF4258 domain-containing protein, translating to MLSGRSELRRTGACYTVNVTYLPHARRRMRSRRVNEADVEEVLASFHTSYPAEPLPNDPFGATVFVGTIAGRELKVYVQNESNPPLVRTVAWRDER from the coding sequence ATGCTGAGCGGGCGTTCCGAACTCCGCCGCACCGGAGCGTGTTACACTGTGAATGTCACGTACCTTCCCCATGCACGTCGCCGCATGCGGTCGCGGCGTGTGAACGAAGCCGATGTTGAAGAGGTGCTGGCCAGCTTCCATACCAGCTATCCAGCCGAGCCGCTGCCAAACGACCCTTTTGGCGCAACCGTGTTCGTTGGAACCATCGCCGGGCGTGAGTTGAAAGTATACGTGCAGAATGAGAGCAACCCGCCTTTAGTGCGAACGGTCGCCTGGAGAGACGAGCGATGA